One stretch of Amycolatopsis sp. NBC_00345 DNA includes these proteins:
- a CDS encoding TIGR03086 family metal-binding protein, giving the protein MTPFELDRQSLLILDKITAGATAADLDRPTPCAGWTLADLLRHQISENHAFAEAARHGSAADWESGELGADAYTSYAASAEDFLQAFAEDGVLARQLRINTFGTFPGEVAAAMHLVDTVAHGWDLAKTLDVPYEPVPEAVTTALQFAAVIPADPEERKKNGTFAPLVAVPGDASELDRFLGLLGRDPGWAPQLT; this is encoded by the coding sequence ATGACCCCGTTCGAACTCGACCGACAGTCCCTGCTCATCCTCGACAAGATCACCGCCGGTGCCACCGCCGCGGACCTGGACCGGCCGACCCCGTGCGCCGGCTGGACGCTCGCCGACCTGCTACGTCACCAGATCAGCGAGAACCACGCCTTCGCCGAAGCCGCCCGTCACGGCTCCGCGGCCGACTGGGAGTCCGGTGAGCTCGGCGCCGACGCCTACACCTCGTACGCGGCCTCGGCCGAGGACTTCCTGCAGGCGTTCGCCGAGGACGGGGTGCTCGCGCGGCAGCTGCGGATCAACACCTTCGGCACCTTCCCCGGCGAGGTGGCCGCCGCGATGCACCTCGTCGACACCGTCGCCCACGGCTGGGACCTGGCCAAGACGCTGGACGTGCCATACGAGCCGGTGCCGGAAGCCGTGACCACGGCGTTGCAGTTCGCCGCCGTGATCCCGGCCGACCCCGAGGAACGGAAGAAGAACGGCACCTTCGCGCCGCTGGTCGCCGTGCCCGGCGACGCGAGCGAGCTGGACCGGTTCCTCGGGCTGCTCGGCCGCGACCCCGGCTGGGCTCCTCAGCTGACCTGA
- a CDS encoding DUF4139 domain-containing protein: protein MATTVEAPIVAVTVYPQQARITRRGRANLADGARLRVAGLPLALDAESVRVTGTGAALVTGVDVSFEQHAEPADAALRALVAQRREDQATLDAVADDEAAEAAKVEMLTGVARRSGTSFAKALASGDAEPGRVAEVSDALGTQLAAALKGRRALTVRLDQLREGLAALDRRIEAHSAQSEQDSSTVTVELETLEGKDTGEVELELSYVVPGASWEPGYDVRVRGAQVTVTSHGLVSQHTGEDWPECELALSTARPAHTVVVPELQPWFLDRVQPPPPAQPMAYAAAAPGTAMVRDRASFSLSRMAPKVAAVEQGATAVTYRPSRPVAIPSGAQGHRTTLAQLDLEAKLGYVTAPIQAAEAYLRATVVNTSEHTLRPGRASVFHEAEFVGTTRLDVWAPGEELELALGVDDRIRVERELVKRTASKATLSGQRRREAEYRTTVTNHGPREASVTVLDQTPVSRDDAITVRDVRTTPEPAERTELGELTWLLTLAPGATGTVTLAYRVDVAKGVELSGWRE, encoded by the coding sequence ATGGCTACCACCGTCGAAGCCCCGATCGTCGCCGTCACCGTCTACCCGCAGCAGGCGCGGATCACCCGCCGTGGCCGCGCGAACCTGGCCGACGGGGCACGGCTGCGCGTCGCCGGGCTACCGCTGGCGCTCGACGCGGAGTCCGTGCGCGTCACCGGCACGGGGGCCGCACTGGTCACGGGGGTCGACGTCTCGTTCGAGCAGCACGCGGAGCCAGCGGACGCGGCGCTGCGCGCGCTCGTCGCGCAACGGCGCGAAGATCAGGCGACGCTCGACGCCGTCGCGGACGACGAAGCGGCCGAAGCCGCGAAGGTGGAGATGCTGACGGGCGTCGCGCGACGCAGCGGAACCAGCTTCGCGAAGGCGCTCGCCTCGGGCGACGCGGAACCCGGCCGCGTCGCGGAGGTCAGCGACGCGCTCGGCACCCAGCTGGCCGCCGCGCTCAAGGGCCGCCGCGCGCTCACCGTCCGGCTGGACCAGCTGCGCGAGGGCCTGGCCGCGCTGGACCGGCGGATCGAGGCGCACAGCGCGCAGTCCGAACAGGACAGTTCCACGGTCACCGTCGAGCTGGAAACGTTGGAGGGAAAGGATACCGGTGAGGTCGAGCTGGAACTGTCCTATGTGGTACCCGGGGCGAGCTGGGAACCGGGCTACGACGTGCGGGTGCGCGGCGCGCAGGTGACCGTGACCTCCCACGGCCTGGTCAGCCAGCACACCGGCGAGGACTGGCCGGAGTGCGAGCTGGCGCTGTCCACGGCCCGCCCCGCGCACACCGTGGTGGTGCCGGAACTGCAGCCCTGGTTCCTCGACCGGGTTCAGCCCCCTCCCCCGGCCCAGCCGATGGCGTACGCCGCGGCCGCGCCCGGCACCGCGATGGTGCGCGACCGCGCCTCCTTCTCGCTCAGCCGGATGGCGCCGAAGGTCGCCGCCGTCGAGCAGGGCGCCACCGCGGTCACGTACCGGCCGAGCCGGCCCGTCGCGATCCCGTCCGGCGCGCAGGGCCACCGCACCACGCTGGCGCAGCTGGACCTCGAAGCGAAGCTCGGCTATGTCACCGCGCCGATCCAGGCCGCGGAGGCATACCTGCGCGCCACCGTCGTCAACACCTCCGAGCACACCCTGCGCCCGGGCCGCGCGTCGGTGTTCCACGAGGCCGAGTTCGTCGGCACCACCCGGCTGGACGTGTGGGCGCCCGGCGAGGAGCTGGAGCTGGCGCTGGGCGTCGACGACCGCATCCGGGTCGAGCGTGAGCTGGTGAAGCGCACGGCGAGCAAGGCGACGCTGTCCGGGCAGCGCCGCCGCGAGGCGGAATACCGCACCACCGTGACGAACCATGGCCCGCGCGAGGCCTCGGTCACCGTGCTCGACCAGACGCCCGTCTCCCGCGACGACGCGATCACGGTCCGGGACGTGCGCACCACCCCGGAGCCCGCCGAGCGCACCGAACTGGGCGAGCTGACCTGGCTGCTCACCCTGGCGCCGGGCGCGACCGGGACGGTGACGCTCGCCTACCGCGTCGACGTCGCGAAGGGCGTCGAGCTGAGTGGCTGGCGCGAGTAG
- a CDS encoding TetR/AcrR family transcriptional regulator: protein MPKQVDSEQRRAHIADAVLRLAARDGLQAVSLRSVATEAGLNIGSVRHYFDGQRDLMRFAMRSTIDRVTARLERRRESLRPLSELTRDEAADQLTEFLAELLPLDAARRAEATVLVEFLVAARVDQEIADLAREAMRGTLALARRITDAMASQELLPSEAAAPEAQRLAALLDGLSFRAALQPEVTSDQECRDVLRAHLASLPR, encoded by the coding sequence GTGCCCAAGCAGGTCGACAGTGAGCAGCGGCGAGCGCACATCGCGGACGCCGTGCTGCGCCTGGCCGCGCGCGACGGGCTGCAGGCCGTGTCGCTGCGGTCGGTGGCGACCGAGGCCGGGCTGAACATCGGCTCGGTGCGGCACTATTTCGACGGCCAGCGCGACCTGATGCGCTTCGCCATGCGCTCGACCATCGACCGGGTGACGGCCCGGCTGGAGCGGCGCCGGGAGTCACTGCGCCCGCTGTCGGAGCTGACCCGCGACGAGGCGGCGGACCAGCTGACGGAGTTCCTGGCCGAGCTGCTCCCCCTCGACGCGGCCCGGCGGGCCGAGGCCACCGTGCTGGTGGAATTCCTCGTCGCGGCGCGGGTCGACCAGGAGATCGCCGACCTGGCCCGCGAGGCGATGCGGGGCACGCTTGCCCTGGCCCGGCGCATCACCGACGCGATGGCCAGTCAGGAGCTACTGCCATCCGAAGCCGCCGCCCCCGAAGCCCAGCGGCTGGCGGCCCTGCTGGACGGGCTGAGCTTCCGCGCCGCCCTGCAGCCCGAGGTGACTTCGGACCAGGAATGCCGCGACGTGCTGCGCGCACACCTCGCGTCGCTTCCGCGCTGA
- a CDS encoding Xaa-Pro dipeptidyl-peptidase has product MVLALPFGSAVAQADPPPAPVFTGGQAQPVFDPADVLREDVWVTAPVDSDHDGHDDLVHAQVVRPRATVQGMKVPVVYQASPYFAGGNDVANHNVDTELNVPTEGPRVPARRVGPQTPINWSYQDYFTARGFAVVYGESLGTGLSTGCPTTGDVNETAGARSVVDWLNGRAAARDAAGAPVTAGWSTGRTGMMGVSYNGTLPNAVASTGVEGLETIVPIAAISSWYDYYRNDGAVVAAGGYQGEDADVLAEYVYTRADRQVCRPVIDGLTAAQDRVTGDYSPFWDVRNYRNDVGKVHASVLAVHGLNDWNVKTDQVATWYEALKAHGVEHKIWLHQFGHNDPLSLRRDVWLQTLNKWMSHYLYGVDNGIQNEPKATIQREDKSWTDEADWPAPGTTGVKVYPWPGGKAKGTLDTHNPVPGRATVETLSDDAGKTIEQLVDAASSGNRLLYATPAAKQPLRLSGTARADLELSFDRPAANVTVVLADRAPDGKSHVISRGWTDPQNRTGPAVTTPVTPGTPYRIGVDLMPKDYVLAAGHRLEFLLASSDHDYTLRPAPGAGLALDLTRTSVTLPVTGGRAALSAAFGA; this is encoded by the coding sequence GTGGTGCTGGCGCTGCCGTTCGGATCGGCGGTGGCGCAGGCGGACCCGCCGCCCGCGCCGGTGTTCACGGGTGGGCAGGCGCAGCCGGTGTTCGACCCGGCCGACGTGTTGCGCGAGGACGTCTGGGTGACCGCGCCGGTGGACAGCGACCACGACGGGCACGACGACCTCGTGCACGCCCAGGTGGTCCGGCCCCGCGCGACGGTGCAGGGCATGAAAGTCCCCGTCGTGTACCAGGCGAGCCCGTACTTCGCGGGCGGCAACGACGTCGCGAACCACAACGTGGACACCGAGCTGAACGTGCCGACGGAGGGGCCGCGGGTCCCCGCTCGGCGCGTCGGCCCGCAGACTCCCATCAACTGGAGCTACCAGGACTACTTCACCGCGCGCGGGTTCGCCGTGGTGTACGGGGAATCGCTCGGCACCGGCCTGTCCACCGGCTGCCCGACCACGGGTGACGTCAACGAGACGGCCGGCGCCCGCTCGGTGGTCGACTGGCTGAACGGCCGCGCGGCCGCGCGCGACGCCGCGGGAGCGCCCGTCACGGCGGGCTGGAGCACCGGCCGGACCGGCATGATGGGCGTGTCCTACAACGGAACCCTGCCCAACGCCGTCGCGAGCACCGGCGTCGAAGGCCTCGAGACGATCGTGCCGATCGCCGCCATCTCCAGCTGGTACGACTACTACCGCAACGACGGCGCGGTCGTCGCCGCCGGCGGCTACCAGGGCGAGGACGCCGACGTGCTCGCCGAGTACGTCTACACCCGCGCCGACCGGCAGGTCTGCCGCCCGGTGATCGACGGGCTGACCGCGGCCCAGGACCGGGTGACCGGCGACTACAGCCCGTTCTGGGACGTGCGGAACTACCGCAACGACGTGGGGAAGGTGCACGCGTCCGTGCTCGCCGTGCACGGCCTCAACGACTGGAACGTGAAGACCGACCAGGTCGCGACCTGGTACGAGGCGTTGAAGGCCCATGGCGTCGAGCACAAGATCTGGCTGCATCAGTTCGGGCACAACGACCCGCTGTCGCTGCGCCGCGACGTCTGGCTCCAGACCTTGAACAAGTGGATGTCGCACTACCTGTACGGCGTCGACAACGGGATCCAGAACGAGCCGAAGGCGACCATCCAGCGCGAGGACAAGTCGTGGACCGACGAGGCCGACTGGCCCGCGCCGGGCACCACCGGCGTCAAGGTCTACCCGTGGCCCGGCGGGAAGGCGAAGGGCACGCTGGACACGCACAACCCGGTGCCCGGCCGTGCCACCGTCGAAACCCTGTCCGACGACGCGGGCAAGACGATCGAGCAACTCGTCGACGCCGCGTCTTCCGGCAACCGCCTGCTGTACGCGACTCCGGCGGCGAAGCAGCCACTGCGCCTGTCGGGCACCGCGCGGGCGGACCTGGAGCTGTCCTTCGACCGGCCCGCCGCGAACGTCACCGTGGTCCTCGCCGACCGCGCGCCGGACGGGAAGTCGCACGTGATCAGCCGCGGCTGGACCGACCCGCAGAACCGCACCGGCCCGGCCGTCACCACGCCCGTCACGCCCGGCACGCCGTACCGGATCGGCGTCGACCTGATGCCGAAGGACTACGTGCTGGCCGCCGGCCACCGCCTGGAGTTCCTGCTGGCTTCGAGCGACCACGACTACACCCTGCGGCCGGCGCCGGGCGCCGGGCTGGCGCTGGACCTCACGCGGACGTCGGTCACGCTGCCGGTGACCGGCGGGCGTGCCGCGCTGTCGGCGGCGTTCGGCGCCTAG
- the pdxR gene encoding MocR-like pyridoxine biosynthesis transcription factor PdxR, with product MELHIDLTGTRGHRDEIYRQIREAILDGRIRDGDALPPTRELAQRLAVSRTTVSAAYDRLTAEGFLSGRVGAGTFVRSGAAPWPAGPAAEPAAGVRPRPEWTDVPPPPRSFANTPEFDFRPGVPDVRLFPFDTWRRLTASLLRESRAALMTYGDPRGDPRLRAGIARHVGVSRNVRVRSDDIVVTAGAQQTVDLVARVLLGPGDLAAVEDPGYPPPRLLFGTLGVRVAAVPVDDEGIVVAEIPPGTRLVYVTPSHQYPLGVSMSLARRHELLDWAERTGAVIVEDDYDTEFRYTGRPLEPLHSLDSHGRVVYVGSFSKVLSPALRMGFLAAPPSLTGAIVKAKYLADWSSPAIEQAVLAEFLAEGGFTRHIRRMRKVYRERHDLLLGLLRRDFADVLTPRPSAAGLHLSATSERDLRAVVPQARAAGISLLSLDDFAVTSQRHGLLFGYGAIAAERIAPGLARLRRVLDEGDR from the coding sequence GTGGAGCTGCATATCGACCTGACCGGCACGCGCGGCCACCGGGACGAGATCTACCGCCAGATCCGCGAAGCCATCCTCGACGGCCGGATCCGCGACGGCGACGCGCTGCCGCCGACCCGCGAGCTGGCCCAGCGGCTGGCCGTCTCGCGCACCACGGTCAGCGCGGCCTACGACCGGCTCACCGCCGAGGGCTTCCTCAGCGGACGCGTCGGCGCCGGCACGTTCGTCCGGTCCGGCGCCGCGCCGTGGCCCGCCGGGCCGGCCGCCGAACCCGCGGCGGGCGTGCGGCCGCGTCCGGAGTGGACGGACGTCCCGCCGCCACCGCGCTCGTTCGCGAACACGCCGGAGTTCGACTTCCGCCCGGGCGTCCCGGACGTGCGGCTCTTCCCGTTCGACACCTGGCGCCGCCTGACCGCGTCACTGCTCCGCGAGTCCCGCGCCGCGCTTATGACGTATGGCGACCCGCGGGGCGATCCCCGGCTGCGGGCCGGGATCGCGAGGCACGTCGGAGTCTCGCGGAACGTACGCGTCCGGTCCGATGACATCGTGGTCACCGCGGGGGCGCAGCAGACCGTCGACCTCGTCGCGCGGGTGCTGCTGGGGCCGGGTGACCTGGCGGCGGTGGAGGACCCCGGGTACCCGCCGCCGCGGCTGCTGTTCGGGACGCTCGGCGTGCGCGTGGCGGCCGTGCCGGTGGACGACGAGGGCATCGTCGTCGCGGAGATCCCGCCCGGGACCCGGCTGGTGTACGTGACGCCGTCACACCAGTACCCGCTGGGCGTGTCGATGTCGCTGGCGCGGCGCCACGAACTGCTCGACTGGGCCGAGCGCACCGGCGCGGTGATCGTGGAGGACGACTACGACACGGAGTTCCGCTACACCGGACGGCCGCTGGAACCGTTGCACAGCTTGGATTCCCATGGCCGGGTGGTGTACGTCGGCTCGTTCTCGAAGGTGCTCTCGCCGGCGTTGCGGATGGGGTTCCTCGCCGCTCCGCCGTCGCTCACCGGCGCCATCGTCAAGGCGAAGTACCTGGCCGACTGGTCCTCCCCGGCGATCGAGCAGGCCGTGCTCGCCGAGTTCCTCGCCGAAGGCGGCTTCACCCGCCACATCCGGCGGATGCGCAAGGTCTACCGCGAGCGGCACGACCTCCTCCTCGGCCTCCTGCGCCGCGACTTCGCCGACGTGCTGACGCCACGGCCGTCGGCGGCCGGGCTGCATCTCAGCGCGACCTCCGAGCGGGACCTGCGCGCGGTGGTGCCGCAGGCCAGAGCGGCGGGGATCAGCCTGCTTTCGCTGGACGACTTCGCCGTCACCTCACAGCGGCACGGCCTGCTGTTCGGCTACGGTGCGATCGCGGCCGAGCGCATCGCGCCGGGGCTGGCCCGGCTGCGCCGGGTCCTGGACGAGGGAGACCGATGA
- a CDS encoding neutral zinc metallopeptidase produces MTERADGDGPPEQAGPPLPPPVVARPPGFVAPPGPYWPPPVWAAPPPPPPPPPPPPVRPRRRRLAGGMIALAIVVATLALMAVVPHQLSGNALAVPGTAQRSEAGRPLGTGAGTDPRAVAQLETNPLLAKGVTLTRVSCDLPALGRGDAQLQAFYSALVGCLDQAWRPALDQVDEPTLPATVSVTLPKVSACGAAPSKEEAVAYYCGGDTTIYAPTDWMLSDAGLNRSRHLATIAHEYGHHVQRESGILAAAADKMSTPDQSSPGDQAVVRRIELQANCFGALFIASAIGQGSVGQAVGNAAVADYGRADDSEDHGSRAHQLSWAKAGFSGGTTAACNTWAAPADQVS; encoded by the coding sequence GTGACCGAACGGGCTGACGGCGACGGACCGCCGGAGCAGGCCGGGCCACCACTACCGCCGCCGGTGGTGGCCCGGCCGCCCGGCTTCGTCGCGCCGCCGGGGCCGTACTGGCCGCCGCCCGTCTGGGCCGCACCTCCACCTCCACCTCCACCTCCACCCCCGCCCCCGGTCCGGCCGCGTCGCCGCAGGCTGGCCGGCGGCATGATCGCGCTGGCCATCGTCGTGGCCACGCTCGCGCTGATGGCCGTGGTCCCGCACCAGCTGTCCGGGAACGCCCTCGCCGTGCCCGGCACCGCGCAGCGGTCCGAGGCGGGCCGCCCGCTCGGCACCGGCGCGGGGACGGACCCGCGCGCGGTCGCCCAGCTGGAGACGAACCCCCTGCTCGCGAAGGGCGTCACGCTCACCCGCGTCTCGTGCGACCTGCCTGCGCTCGGCCGCGGCGACGCTCAGCTCCAGGCGTTCTACAGCGCGCTCGTCGGCTGCCTCGACCAGGCGTGGCGCCCGGCGCTGGACCAGGTCGACGAGCCGACGTTGCCGGCCACCGTGTCGGTCACGCTGCCGAAGGTCAGCGCGTGCGGCGCCGCACCGTCCAAGGAGGAGGCCGTCGCCTATTACTGCGGCGGCGACACCACGATCTACGCGCCCACTGACTGGATGCTGTCGGACGCCGGGCTGAACCGCTCGCGCCACCTCGCGACCATCGCCCACGAGTACGGCCACCACGTGCAGCGGGAGAGCGGCATCCTGGCCGCGGCGGCCGACAAGATGTCCACACCGGACCAGAGCAGCCCGGGCGACCAGGCGGTAGTGCGCCGGATCGAGCTGCAGGCCAACTGCTTCGGCGCGCTGTTCATCGCGAGCGCGATCGGCCAGGGCTCGGTCGGCCAGGCCGTCGGCAACGCCGCGGTCGCCGACTACGGCCGGGCCGACGACAGCGAGGACCACGGCAGCCGCGCGCACCAGCTGTCCTGGGCGAAGGCCGGGTTCTCCGGTGGGACCACGGCCGCCTGCAACACCTGGGCCGCGCCGGCGGATCAGGTCAGCTGA
- a CDS encoding prolyl oligopeptidase family serine peptidase has product MNVEDPYLWLEEVTGDEALDWVRTRNAGTLEALTSGERFAALRDGIREVLDADGRIPYVVRRGAHLYNFWQDAGHQRGLWRRTTLSGYRQAEPEWEVLLDLDALAEAEGENWVWKGAAVLRPDHRLGLVQLSRGGADATVVREFDLDAHAFVEGGFFLPEAKNRVGWIDADRLYLGTDFGPGSLTSSGYPRLAKEWRRGTPVEQATLVYEGKPDDVSVTAYHDPTEGFERDFVSRTIEFYRTELFQRTASGLVKVDVPDDARASAHREWLLVHPRTPWTAGGVEYPGGSLLVIGYDAFMAGSRDFTALFTPDAHTSLDYWAWTRHHLLLATLRDVKSELRALTPGPDGWAEAPLGGAPEFGSAEIVDTEPDVDDEYLIDSSSYLQPSTLSRGVVGEEVEVLKQAPAFFDTEGIEVSQHFATSEDGTKIPYFVVRPSGAEGGPTLLTGYGGFEVSLTPSYSGVIGRGWLARGGTYVVANIRGGGEYGPEWHSSAIKADRHKVYEDFAAVAADLAARGITTPGQLGIQGGSNGGLLMGVMLTRYPELFGAIVSQVPLLDMKRYHLLLAGASWMAEWGDPDVPAEWEYIAKYSPYQNVHKGRKYPPALFATSTRDDRVHPGHARKMVARMTEQGHDVQYYENIEGGHGGAADNKQLAFKWALVFEFLWSRLAG; this is encoded by the coding sequence ATGAATGTCGAAGATCCGTACCTGTGGCTGGAAGAAGTGACCGGCGACGAGGCATTGGACTGGGTCCGCACCCGCAACGCCGGGACGCTGGAAGCGTTGACCTCCGGCGAGCGCTTCGCCGCGCTGCGGGACGGGATCCGGGAGGTGCTCGACGCCGACGGCCGCATCCCCTACGTCGTGCGCCGCGGCGCGCACCTCTACAACTTCTGGCAGGACGCCGGGCACCAGCGGGGCCTCTGGCGCCGCACCACGCTGAGCGGCTACCGCCAGGCCGAGCCCGAGTGGGAGGTGCTGCTCGACCTCGACGCGCTGGCCGAAGCCGAGGGCGAGAACTGGGTGTGGAAAGGCGCGGCGGTGCTGCGCCCGGACCATCGGCTGGGCCTGGTGCAGCTGTCGCGCGGTGGCGCGGACGCGACCGTGGTCCGCGAGTTCGACCTCGACGCGCACGCCTTCGTCGAAGGCGGGTTCTTCCTTCCCGAAGCGAAGAACCGCGTCGGCTGGATCGACGCTGACCGGCTGTACCTCGGCACCGACTTCGGCCCGGGCTCGCTGACGAGCTCCGGGTACCCGCGGCTGGCGAAGGAGTGGCGCCGCGGCACGCCGGTCGAGCAGGCCACGCTGGTGTACGAAGGCAAGCCGGACGACGTCTCCGTGACCGCCTACCACGACCCGACCGAGGGCTTCGAGCGCGACTTCGTCTCCCGCACCATCGAGTTCTACCGCACAGAGCTGTTCCAGCGGACGGCTTCCGGGCTGGTGAAGGTCGACGTGCCGGATGACGCGCGGGCCTCGGCGCACCGTGAATGGCTGCTGGTGCACCCGCGCACGCCGTGGACCGCCGGCGGCGTCGAATACCCGGGCGGCTCCCTGCTGGTGATCGGCTACGACGCCTTCATGGCCGGCTCCCGCGACTTCACCGCGCTGTTCACGCCGGACGCGCACACATCGCTGGACTACTGGGCCTGGACGCGCCACCACCTGCTGCTCGCGACGCTGCGCGACGTCAAGTCCGAGCTGCGCGCGCTCACCCCGGGCCCGGACGGCTGGGCGGAGGCGCCGCTGGGCGGGGCGCCGGAGTTCGGCAGCGCCGAGATCGTGGACACCGAGCCGGACGTCGACGACGAGTACCTCATCGACTCCTCCAGCTACCTGCAGCCCTCCACGCTGAGCCGCGGCGTTGTCGGCGAAGAGGTCGAGGTACTCAAGCAGGCGCCCGCATTCTTCGACACGGAAGGGATCGAGGTCAGCCAACACTTCGCGACTTCGGAGGACGGCACGAAGATCCCGTACTTCGTGGTGCGGCCTTCGGGCGCGGAAGGCGGCCCGACCCTGCTGACCGGCTACGGCGGCTTCGAGGTTTCGCTGACGCCCTCGTACAGCGGCGTGATCGGGCGCGGCTGGCTGGCGCGCGGCGGCACGTACGTCGTCGCGAACATCCGCGGCGGCGGCGAGTACGGGCCGGAATGGCACTCGAGCGCGATCAAGGCCGACCGGCACAAGGTGTACGAGGATTTCGCCGCCGTGGCCGCCGACCTGGCGGCCCGCGGGATCACCACGCCCGGGCAGCTGGGCATCCAGGGCGGCAGCAACGGCGGCCTGCTCATGGGCGTGATGCTCACGCGGTACCCGGAGCTGTTCGGCGCGATCGTCAGCCAGGTGCCGCTGCTCGACATGAAGCGCTACCACCTGCTGCTGGCGGGCGCGTCGTGGATGGCCGAGTGGGGCGACCCGGACGTGCCGGCGGAATGGGAGTACATCGCGAAGTACTCGCCGTACCAGAACGTCCACAAGGGACGGAAGTACCCGCCGGCCCTGTTCGCCACGTCCACCCGCGACGACCGCGTGCACCCCGGCCACGCCCGGAAGATGGTGGCGCGCATGACCGAACAGGGCCACGACGTCCAGTACTACGAGAACATCGAGGGCGGCCACGGCGGCGCGGCGGACAACAAGCAGCTCGCGTTCAAGTGGGCGCTGGTGTTCGAGTTCCTCTGGTCCCGCCTGGCGGGCTGA
- a CDS encoding alpha/beta fold hydrolase, with protein MNQVISADGTVITYDRAGSGPALVLVAGAFSYREFPGLLQLTGLLAEHFTVYNYDRRGRGDSGDTAPYTVEREIEDLRAIVDAAGGEAFAWGLSSGAVLALKAAEAGVPLTKLALYEPPFMTDPAGRHAPADFKPRLESLVRQSKRGEAVKYFMTKGMGAPAFAIPMMRLMPGVWKRLTAVAHTLPYDLALLDGHFAGEPLLAGEFAGVKAPTLVLDGGKSAAGLRQAAQDLADVLPDGHRRTLAGQNHNVSMKVMAPVVREFLEA; from the coding sequence GTGAACCAGGTCATCTCCGCCGACGGCACGGTCATCACCTACGACCGCGCCGGCTCCGGCCCCGCGCTGGTGCTCGTCGCCGGTGCGTTCAGCTACCGCGAGTTCCCCGGTCTGCTGCAGCTGACCGGGCTGCTGGCCGAGCACTTCACCGTCTACAACTACGACCGCCGTGGCCGCGGCGACAGCGGCGACACCGCGCCGTACACCGTGGAGCGCGAGATCGAGGACCTGCGGGCGATCGTCGACGCGGCGGGCGGCGAGGCCTTCGCCTGGGGCCTCTCCTCCGGCGCCGTCCTGGCGCTCAAGGCCGCCGAGGCCGGCGTGCCGCTCACGAAACTCGCGCTGTACGAGCCGCCGTTCATGACCGACCCGGCCGGCCGGCACGCGCCCGCGGACTTCAAGCCACGCCTGGAAAGCCTGGTGCGCCAAAGCAAACGCGGCGAGGCCGTGAAGTACTTCATGACCAAGGGCATGGGCGCGCCCGCGTTCGCCATCCCGATGATGCGGCTCATGCCGGGCGTGTGGAAGCGCCTGACCGCCGTCGCGCACACCCTCCCCTACGACCTCGCGCTGCTGGACGGGCACTTCGCCGGCGAGCCGCTGCTCGCCGGCGAGTTCGCGGGCGTCAAGGCGCCCACGCTCGTGCTGGACGGCGGCAAGAGCGCCGCCGGGCTGCGCCAGGCCGCCCAGGACCTCGCGGACGTCCTGCCCGACGGGCACCGCCGCACCCTGGCGGGCCAGAACCACAACGTCTCGATGAAGGTCATGGCCCCCGTCGTGCGCGAGTTCCTCGAGGCCTAG
- a CDS encoding CBS domain-containing protein — translation MRIEDLLRGKGTAVATVTPGTTVTELLAGLARHNVGAMVVTAQDGGIAGIVSERDVVRRLNDHGPAILDGPVADIMTKLVASCTPEDSVDQLSVLMTERRIRHVPVLVEGKLAGIVSIGDVVKSRMEQLEKSQEQLEAYIAQG, via the coding sequence ATGCGGATTGAAGACTTGCTGCGCGGAAAGGGCACGGCAGTCGCGACGGTCACCCCGGGGACCACAGTGACCGAGCTGCTCGCCGGCCTCGCCCGGCACAACGTCGGTGCCATGGTGGTGACCGCCCAGGACGGCGGCATCGCCGGGATCGTGTCCGAACGGGACGTGGTCCGGCGGCTCAACGACCACGGCCCGGCGATCCTCGACGGGCCGGTCGCGGACATCATGACCAAGCTCGTCGCCAGCTGCACCCCGGAAGACTCCGTCGACCAGCTCAGCGTGCTGATGACCGAGCGGCGGATCCGGCACGTGCCGGTGCTCGTCGAGGGCAAGCTCGCCGGGATCGTGAGCATCGGCGACGTGGTGAAGAGCCGGATGGAACAGCTGGAGAAGAGCCAGGAACAGCTCGAGGCGTACATCGCCCAGGGCTGA